The nucleotide window AGCTGTTTGGGAAGCAGTCAAACATCAGCGAGAAGAAGTTTTAGTTGGTTCTGCTAATCTTTCAAAAGCTGCATATGGACTATTTCCTGGATTGATGCAGTCAGTTTTCCGGAGAGGGCTAAAGCAACAGAAAGACTAGTGTTAACAATTATTCGCCAATCTCATCGAGATGTTCAGCGACAGAGTGGTAAAGATTGAGTACGTGACTATCTTGAAGGTTGTAGAAAACGTTGCGTCCCTGCTTGCGGTAGCTGACTAGGCGCATTGTTCTTAAAGTGCGTAATTGATGTGAAACTGCTGACTCACTCATATCTAGAGTTGCAGCTAAGTCACAGACACAAAGTTCTTTTTCTGCCAGAAGTGAGAGAATTCGCAATCGGTTGGGATCTCCTAGTAAACTAAAAAACTCTGCCATGCGTTGAGCTTTTTCAGTGTTGAGGCTTTTGAGTTGCAAGTGGTGTACGCTATCTACATCAACAGGATGTGGTGGATTGCATTTAAGTCCTTCCTCCTGGGTAGAAGTTGTTAAACCAGAATTAGTAATACTAGTTGGTGACATTTGGCAATCAAGTATTTGGTCTGAACTATTCTAAGTATAGCTTGGGCTACTAATAAGACTTTTTTCAACTAATACATCAAAGTTAGCTGTTATTTTGTCGTCTGAATAGTTGCGATCGCCCAAAAAGTAAAATATTGATTCCCGAAATCTGGCGATCGCAACTCTGGTAAACAAATTGTCTAACTGAGGTTTAAACTTTATAGTTTAGTTGACTTCATACTTACGCGCTCTTTTTGAGAATCTAACAAAATGGATTGGTTCTTTTACGGGATACAACAACTAGCCTTTGTAGGAAATAATGATTTATGGAATTTACTGCAATTTCCATTTATGCAGCGTGCGATCGCTGGTAGTTTATTAATGGGGTTACTCGGTGGTTTACTTGGTAGTTTCGTAACTCTGCGACAATTGTCTTTTTTTAGTCATGCTGTAGGTCATGCTGCTTTAGTCGGTGTGACTTTAGGGGTAATATTACAATTGAATCCTACTTGGATGTTATTGCCTTTTACCTTAGTGTTTGGCTTGGTTGTCCTATACTTGATCGATCAAACCGACTTGGCAAGTGATAGTGTTTTAAGTATTGTCTTATCCGGTGCTCTGGCGATTGGTGTCATTCTTAGTAGCTTAATCCAGGGATATCGCGGTAACTTGATGTCAGTGTTGTTCGGCGATATTTTAGCCATTGGGACAACCGACTTGGTATTAACACTGCTAGTACTTGTCGGTAGCAGTACTTTTTTACTGCTGACACTACGACAACAAATCCTTTTGACTCTTAACCCTGCAGTTGCTCAAGTTCAAGGTATTCCAGTTCAATTGTATCGTTATGCTTTTGTTGTGCTGCTTTCTTTTGCTGTTGCAGTTGCGATTAAAGCTGTTGGTGTTTTGCTAGTTAACGCTTTTCTCGTCATTCCCGCAGCGACGGCTAAACTGACAAGCGATCGCTTTATGCGGTTTCTTGTGACTTCTGTATTGTTTGGTGCCATCAGTAGCATTGTAGGTATGCTTGTATCAGGGATCTTTAATTTTGCTTCAGGTCCCAGCATTGTGATCGTGCAATTTTTCCTCTTTGTCAGCATTTTCTGTTGGACAAAGTTATCCCTCAAAGTTGCCTAATTCTCAAAATGTACTTGCCAAC belongs to Gloeocapsopsis sp. IPPAS B-1203 and includes:
- a CDS encoding metal ABC transporter permease; this encodes MDWFFYGIQQLAFVGNNDLWNLLQFPFMQRAIAGSLLMGLLGGLLGSFVTLRQLSFFSHAVGHAALVGVTLGVILQLNPTWMLLPFTLVFGLVVLYLIDQTDLASDSVLSIVLSGALAIGVILSSLIQGYRGNLMSVLFGDILAIGTTDLVLTLLVLVGSSTFLLLTLRQQILLTLNPAVAQVQGIPVQLYRYAFVVLLSFAVAVAIKAVGVLLVNAFLVIPAATAKLTSDRFMRFLVTSVLFGAISSIVGMLVSGIFNFASGPSIVIVQFFLFVSIFCWTKLSLKVA
- a CDS encoding metalloregulator ArsR/SmtB family transcription factor, encoding MSPTSITNSGLTTSTQEEGLKCNPPHPVDVDSVHHLQLKSLNTEKAQRMAEFFSLLGDPNRLRILSLLAEKELCVCDLAATLDMSESAVSHQLRTLRTMRLVSYRKQGRNVFYNLQDSHVLNLYHSVAEHLDEIGE